The Arachis duranensis cultivar V14167 chromosome 2, aradu.V14167.gnm2.J7QH, whole genome shotgun sequence genome has a window encoding:
- the LOC107474179 gene encoding uncharacterized protein LOC107474179: protein MRLLMSSSDQDQGEIKRFANWKLDVGNGNIGSVVSDESEVEISNDLFIITSDDHLSHLVDFANPNLLQNMLNYRYFQSRAILAPTLEYIEKVNDFVLTIFLGMENKYLSSDTICQADENDDIQ, encoded by the coding sequence ATGAGGCTTCTAATGTCTTCTTCGGATCAAGATCAAGGTGAAATAAAGAGATTTGCTAATTGGAAACTTGATGTTGGAAATGGAAATATTGGATCTGTTGTTAGTGATGAATCAGAAGTTGAAATTTCAAATGATctatttattataacttctgaTGACCATCTCTCTCATTTAGTAGACTTTGCAAATCCAAATTTGTTGCAAAACATGTTAAATTACAGGTATTTTCAGAGTAGGGCAATTCTTGCACCCACGCTTGAGTATATCGAGAAGGTAAATGATTTCGTCTTGACAATCTTTCTAGGGATGGAAAACAAGTATTTGAGTTCTGACACAATATGTCAAGctgatgagaatgatgatataCAATAA